In the genome of Cercospora beticola chromosome 2, complete sequence, one region contains:
- the CCT6 gene encoding T-complex protein 1 subunit zeta (BUSCO:EOG09262516), whose translation MSAAQLLNPKAESRRRGEALRVNISAGEGLQDVLASNLGPTGTLKMLVDGSGQIKLTKDGSVLLKEMQIQNPTAVMIARAATAQDEICGDGTTSVVLVVGELLKQADRYIAEGLHPRVITDGYEVAKNETLRFLDEFKLPREVDRELLINVARTSLTTKINKTLAEQLTPDIVDAVLAIYQAPAKPDLHMIEIMTMQHRTAADTQLIRGLALDHGARHPDMPKDVRNAYILTLNVSLEYEKSEINSGFYYNSAEQREKLVESERRFVDDKLRKIVELKKEVCGTDPNKGFVIINQKGIDPLSLDVLVKNGIFALRRAKRRNMERLQLICGGTAQNSVDDLSPDVLGWAGHVYEHQLGEEKYTFIEEVKEPKSVTILIKGPNAHTITQIKDAVRDGLRSVYNMIVDKSVVPGGGAFQVAAARRLNSDEFGKQVKGKSKWGVAAFADALLVIPKTLAANSGHDIQDCIATLQDEHADGHVAGLDLTLGEPMDPEQQGVFDSFRVLRNSIASSTGIASNLLLCDEMLKARQMGKSGPPGGGGDEE comes from the exons ATGTCGGCAGCTCAACTACTCAATCCAAAGGCAGAGTCGCGGCGGCGCGGCGAAGCGCTCCGCGTCAACATCTCAGCGGGCGAAGGACTGCAAGATGTGCTTGCCTCCAATCTGGGCCCAACCGGAACACTGAAGATGCTGGTTGATGGGTCAGGCCAAATCAAGCTCACCAAGGATGGCAGTGTATTGTTGAAAGAGATGCAAATACAAAACCCAACGGCAGTCATGATTGCGCGAGCAGCCACGGCACAGGACGAAATTTGCGGTGATGGGACGACGAGCGTTGTGCTCGTGGTTGGCGAGTTGTTGAAGCAAGCAGATCGATACATTGCTGAAGGCCTCCATCCACGAGTCATCACCGACGGCTACGAAGTGGCAAAGAACGAGACACTGCGCTTTTTGGACGAGTTCAAGCTGCCTCGAGAGGTTGACCGGGAACTTCTCATCAACGTTGCACGGACGAGCTTGACCACGAAGATCAACAAGACTCTGGCCGAGCAGCTGACTCCAGATATCGTGGACGCCGTCTTGGCCATCTACCAGGCTCCCGCAAAGCCCGACTTACACATGATCGAGATTATGACGATGCAGCACCGCACCGCCGCAGACACACAGCTGATTCGAGGGTTGGCCTTGGACCACGGAGCCAGACATCCAGACATGCCCAAGGATGTGCGAAATGCGTACATCTTGACATTGAACGTGAGCTTGGAATACGAGAAGAGTGAGATCAACAGTGGTTTCTACTACAACAGTGCAGAGCAGAGAGAAAAGCTGGTCGAGAGCGAGCGGAGATTTGTCGACGACAAGCTGAGGAAGATTGtagagctgaagaaggaagtCTGCGGGACCGATCCCAATAAGGgcttcgtcatcatcaaccaGAAGGGTATCGACCCACTGTCGCTCGATGTGCTGGTCAAGAATGGCATTTTTGCGTTGCGAAGagcaaagaggaggaacATGGAACGACTACAATTGATCTGCGGTGGCACGGCACAGAACAGTGTGGACGACTTGTCACCAGATGTCTTGGGCTGGGCCGGCCATGTGTACGAGCACCAGTTGGGAGAGGAGAAATACACGTTCATCGAGGAGGTCAAGGAGCCCAAGTCAGTGACGATCCTGATCAAGGGCCCGAACGCACACACGATCACACAAATCAAGGACGCAGTCCGCGATGGTCTACGATCAGTATACAACATGATTGTCGATAAGAGTGTTGTtcctggtggtggtgcgttCCAGGTCGCTGCTGCGCGGAGACTCAATTCGGACGAGTTTGGGAAACAAGTCAAGGGTAAATCGAAATGGGGCGTTGCAGCTTTCGCAGATGCTCTCCTTGTCATTCCCAAGACTCTCGCAGCGAACAGTGGGCACGATATCCAGGATTGCA TTGCCACCCTTCAAGACGAACACGCGGACGGCCACGTCGCAGGTCTTGATCTCACGTTAGGCGAGCCGATGGACCCAGAACAGCAGGGTGTTTTCGACAGTTTTCGCGTGCTACGAAACAGCATCGCAAGCTCAACAGGCATCGCATCAAATCTGCTCCTGTGCGACGAGATGCTTAAGGCACGGCAAATGGGCAAGTCGGGGCCTcccggaggaggtggtgacGAGGAATGA